Proteins from a single region of Belliella baltica DSM 15883:
- a CDS encoding M14 family metallopeptidase, translating into MKHFILSITCSIALLNIGHAQNNSFQSEKLWPEQDEKATNYTVKGERHGQSFFKKHQFPEVQYEAGDNLAFDIYHTPDVMYHWYKKWAEQYPEITELYEVAKSFEGRPILQMTITNKKTGKHTDKPAAYFEGGRHGGEVTSSESVLWLTQHLLENYGKDPAITKLIDTKTIYVRPQNNPDGSTMYLFTEQRNRSTVRPYDVDRDGLMDEDPEEDLNGDGIIHSMRKKAVTEEEKEKANYIIDPRDPKGRLMKRVFEGQGDWLMYSEGIDNDGDGKYNEDGIGGLDLHRNYPENWRPDSGGDMTGRGYTQWGAGEYPLSEIETRSTVLWLLSHPNISVVNSLDTRVPMHLRPPSTSSSEESMFPSDLELYKKFDAMGVSITGYPWAGDVYETYSTRYKVNRLTGDPLKPNPLFGHGPDFGYFYYGAMWYGDELWNNGAMKDYDGNGIYDDYDALRWDDEENGSNGFKEWEKFEHPQLGEVEIGGFHPKFFSQNGPAWQLEGWIKKQSLFNLAMAMELPQIELEDIKVKTIAEGQYEVSVSWINSGGLPVALEQAKRVKIVQEDRIMLDFEKELTKGYENAIVQITSPALYDKTIYTGYTNAGEKKSASFIVKVNQKEPVKAKLKLLSTRGGYVEKEITIGSN; encoded by the coding sequence ATGAAACACTTTATACTCTCAATTACATGTTCAATAGCCCTTCTGAATATTGGACATGCACAAAATAATAGCTTTCAATCAGAAAAGTTATGGCCTGAGCAAGATGAAAAGGCCACAAATTATACAGTCAAAGGAGAGAGGCATGGCCAGTCGTTTTTCAAAAAACATCAATTTCCTGAAGTTCAATACGAAGCTGGAGATAATCTGGCTTTTGATATTTACCACACTCCCGATGTCATGTATCATTGGTACAAGAAGTGGGCAGAGCAATATCCTGAAATCACAGAATTATATGAAGTTGCTAAATCTTTTGAAGGTAGACCGATTCTTCAAATGACCATTACTAATAAGAAAACTGGAAAACATACAGACAAGCCAGCAGCTTATTTTGAGGGTGGAAGACATGGTGGAGAAGTTACGAGTAGTGAATCAGTTCTATGGTTGACCCAGCATTTGTTGGAGAATTATGGAAAAGATCCCGCTATCACCAAATTAATAGATACAAAGACGATTTATGTTAGACCTCAGAACAATCCTGATGGCTCAACCATGTATTTATTTACAGAGCAAAGAAATAGAAGTACTGTAAGACCTTATGATGTAGATAGAGATGGGCTGATGGATGAAGATCCAGAAGAAGATCTTAATGGCGATGGCATCATCCATTCGATGCGTAAGAAAGCAGTTACTGAAGAGGAAAAGGAAAAGGCGAATTATATCATTGATCCTAGAGATCCAAAAGGGAGGCTAATGAAACGCGTCTTTGAAGGTCAAGGAGATTGGCTGATGTACAGCGAAGGAATCGATAATGATGGTGATGGAAAGTACAATGAAGATGGGATTGGAGGGTTGGATTTACATCGAAATTATCCCGAAAACTGGAGACCTGATTCTGGCGGAGATATGACAGGAAGAGGGTATACCCAATGGGGTGCAGGAGAATATCCACTGAGTGAGATCGAAACCAGATCTACGGTTCTTTGGCTACTATCTCATCCTAATATTTCAGTTGTAAACTCGCTTGATACAAGAGTGCCTATGCATTTGAGACCCCCATCCACTTCCTCAAGTGAAGAGAGTATGTTTCCTTCGGATTTAGAATTGTATAAAAAATTTGATGCAATGGGAGTCTCTATCACTGGCTACCCTTGGGCAGGAGATGTTTATGAAACTTACAGCACGAGATATAAAGTCAATAGACTAACAGGTGATCCGTTAAAGCCAAATCCACTTTTTGGTCATGGACCTGATTTTGGTTATTTCTATTATGGTGCCATGTGGTATGGTGATGAACTTTGGAATAACGGCGCGATGAAAGATTATGATGGGAATGGAATATATGATGATTATGATGCGCTGAGATGGGATGATGAAGAAAATGGATCAAATGGATTCAAGGAATGGGAGAAGTTTGAGCATCCGCAACTTGGGGAGGTAGAAATTGGTGGATTCCATCCCAAATTCTTTTCTCAAAATGGCCCTGCTTGGCAGTTAGAAGGCTGGATTAAAAAACAATCTTTATTCAATTTGGCTATGGCAATGGAACTTCCCCAGATTGAATTGGAAGATATCAAAGTCAAGACAATAGCTGAAGGACAATACGAGGTGTCGGTTTCTTGGATAAATTCCGGTGGACTTCCCGTTGCGCTTGAGCAAGCCAAACGCGTAAAGATCGTTCAAGAAGATAGGATTATGCTTGATTTTGAAAAAGAACTCACTAAAGGATATGAAAATGCGATAGTTCAGATAACCTCACCCGCTCTTTATGATAAAACAATTTATACAGGTTATACGAATGCTGGCGAAAAGAAATCCGCTTCATTCATTGTGAAAGTTAATCAAAAAGAACCTGTGAAAGCTAAATTGAAATTGCTTTCTACCAGAGGAGGTTACGTAGAAAAAGAAATTACAATTGGGAGTAATTAA
- a CDS encoding IS1182 family transposase: MQKQDSNIVFKDYDHNQLMLLPHNLGDLLPSEHPVRVVSTVVDKINIQPIFSQYSNMGASSYHPRMLLKVLIYGYLENCYSSRKLEKAVRENIGFMWLSGMQRPDHNTINRFRGEKLREVIREIFSQVVLMLYDEGLLDIKDVYTDGTKIEANANRYTFVWGKAVKKSRERIAKQLQELWDYAADTAKEELGQPEEKFENPSPQKVLETVEKINTALQGKEVDPKVRQKLRYAEKNWPGKLAEYEQKEKTLLERNSYSKTDEDATFMRMKEDHMKNGQLKPGYNLQLSTHGHFVVNYTLHQKPNDTTTLIPHIDAYRQMYGAYPETLTADAGYGSEENYAALEQNGTSAYVKYNYFHKELREENKKNREYRLLENLYYDSQKDRCICPMGQPMERNGTRTRTTATGYKQEYARYTASKCVGCPLAASCRPGKGNKTIEVNRALERYKSEAKQKLTSPEGIQKRKQRATDVEPVFGHLKQNKGMKRYVLRGLEKVEIETGLHAIAHNLSRKAAKAA; encoded by the coding sequence GTGCAAAAACAAGACTCAAATATAGTCTTTAAAGACTATGATCACAACCAGTTGATGCTCCTTCCCCACAATTTGGGTGACCTTCTTCCATCAGAGCATCCCGTCCGTGTAGTCAGCACGGTCGTAGACAAGATAAACATCCAGCCGATCTTTTCGCAGTACAGCAATATGGGAGCGAGCAGTTACCATCCCCGTATGCTGTTGAAGGTACTAATATACGGTTATCTGGAAAACTGCTATTCCTCCCGTAAGCTTGAGAAAGCTGTCCGTGAAAATATCGGTTTCATGTGGCTCTCGGGCATGCAGCGACCCGACCATAATACCATCAATCGTTTCCGGGGGGAAAAGCTCCGTGAAGTGATCCGGGAGATTTTTTCACAGGTAGTGCTCATGCTTTACGACGAAGGGCTTCTGGACATAAAAGACGTTTATACAGACGGGACTAAAATAGAGGCCAACGCCAACAGGTACACCTTTGTCTGGGGAAAGGCTGTCAAGAAGAGCAGGGAGAGGATTGCAAAGCAGCTTCAGGAGCTCTGGGATTACGCTGCCGATACGGCAAAGGAAGAACTCGGACAGCCCGAAGAGAAGTTTGAGAATCCCAGTCCCCAAAAAGTACTTGAAACCGTTGAGAAGATCAACACGGCACTACAGGGCAAAGAAGTTGATCCCAAAGTGAGACAGAAGCTCAGGTATGCAGAGAAAAACTGGCCAGGAAAGCTTGCCGAATATGAACAGAAGGAGAAGACCTTACTGGAACGCAACAGCTATTCAAAAACCGATGAAGATGCCACTTTCATGCGGATGAAGGAAGATCACATGAAAAACGGGCAGCTTAAACCCGGCTATAACCTCCAGCTCAGTACCCACGGACACTTTGTGGTCAACTATACCCTGCACCAAAAACCCAACGATACCACCACACTTATCCCGCATATCGATGCCTACCGGCAGATGTACGGAGCTTATCCCGAAACGCTGACTGCCGATGCGGGGTACGGAAGCGAGGAAAACTATGCTGCCCTCGAGCAGAACGGTACATCAGCGTATGTAAAGTATAATTACTTCCATAAGGAACTCAGAGAAGAAAACAAGAAAAACAGGGAATACAGACTACTTGAAAACCTGTATTACGACAGCCAAAAGGACAGGTGTATCTGCCCGATGGGACAGCCAATGGAAAGGAACGGTACCAGAACCAGGACAACAGCGACAGGATACAAACAAGAATACGCAAGATATACAGCATCAAAATGTGTGGGATGTCCTTTGGCTGCTTCCTGCAGGCCGGGAAAGGGAAACAAAACCATTGAAGTCAACAGGGCATTGGAACGGTATAAATCAGAAGCAAAACAAAAGCTGACCTCTCCCGAGGGAATCCAAAAAAGAAAGCAGCGGGCCACAGACGTCGAACCTGTATTCGGACACCTTAAGCAAAACAAGGGGATGAAGAGGTATGTGCTCAGGGGACTGGAAAAGGTGGAAATTGAAACAGGTCTTCATGCAATCGCCCACAACCTTTCCAGAAAGGCAGCAAAAGCAGCATAA
- the sufD gene encoding Fe-S cluster assembly protein SufD has product MTTITKNKLTDLFLTNIPQYSSFEDLRNSSLEFLKKNGLPHLKEEEYKFTQISKKLEQNITAFTPSKNISISSSDVKSNLFEGFDGDVIVFNNGLLDTQLSSISSKNYSFSKLSDSKSELLGNIATFESDPFTALNNIGFEDGLHIQTAKGKKVEKPIAFLLFNQANEGQIIQPRILIEVAENSDVTFIENTISADEEAYFSNAVVEVKVAQNSHAYYYRLQNENRKAISVTNFATDIHRDATFTSVALQLQADMLRNNLTLNLLDKGCVGNMYGLYLLNGKTHVDNHTNVDHTKPNSDSNELYKGILTDSSRGVFNGKIFVRQDAQKTNAFQQNNNILLSENAIINTKPQLEIWADDVKCSHGCTTGQLDEEALFYLQARGIGKEQARGLLLYAVAGEVLEHIAYEPFRSYCIQLIEERLGSNF; this is encoded by the coding sequence ATGACAACTATTACTAAAAATAAGTTAACAGATTTATTTCTGACAAATATTCCGCAATATTCAAGCTTTGAAGACTTGAGAAACTCAAGTCTTGAGTTTTTGAAAAAGAATGGGTTACCCCATTTAAAAGAGGAAGAATATAAATTTACGCAAATCAGTAAAAAGCTTGAGCAAAATATCACAGCTTTTACTCCTTCAAAAAACATTTCAATTTCTTCATCGGATGTAAAATCCAACCTTTTCGAGGGTTTTGATGGAGATGTTATTGTTTTCAATAATGGTCTATTAGACACTCAATTATCTTCTATTTCTTCAAAAAATTATAGCTTTTCAAAATTATCTGATTCAAAATCTGAATTATTGGGAAACATAGCCACTTTCGAAAGTGACCCTTTCACTGCGCTCAATAATATAGGATTTGAAGACGGACTTCATATTCAAACAGCTAAGGGTAAAAAAGTAGAAAAGCCAATTGCATTTCTACTTTTCAATCAAGCAAATGAAGGACAGATAATTCAGCCAAGAATCTTGATTGAAGTAGCAGAAAATAGTGATGTTACCTTTATCGAAAATACGATCTCAGCTGATGAAGAAGCCTATTTTTCTAATGCAGTAGTTGAAGTGAAAGTTGCTCAAAATTCGCATGCTTATTACTATAGATTGCAAAATGAAAATAGAAAAGCTATTTCTGTAACTAATTTCGCAACTGATATTCACAGAGATGCTACTTTCACCTCTGTGGCTCTACAGCTGCAAGCTGACATGTTAAGAAATAACCTAACCTTAAATTTATTAGACAAAGGCTGTGTAGGAAACATGTATGGCCTTTATCTGCTCAATGGAAAAACCCATGTAGATAACCACACCAATGTTGATCATACAAAGCCAAATTCAGATTCTAATGAATTATATAAAGGTATTTTGACAGACTCTTCAAGAGGTGTGTTCAATGGTAAAATATTTGTCAGACAAGACGCACAAAAAACCAATGCCTTTCAGCAAAACAACAATATTCTGCTTTCTGAAAATGCTATAATCAATACCAAACCACAACTAGAAATCTGGGCAGATGATGTAAAATGTTCACATGGTTGTACAACTGGTCAGCTCGATGAGGAAGCTTTGTTTTACTTGCAAGCAAGGGGAATAGGAAAAGAGCAAGCTAGAGGCTTACTGTTATACGCAGTAGCTGGTGAAGTCTTAGAACACATTGCTTACGAACCATTTAGATCATATTGTATCCAACTTATAGAAGAGAGATTGGGTAGCAATTTTTAA
- a CDS encoding Lrp/AsnC ligand binding domain-containing protein, translating into MDKILDIDNVDLKIISLLNDDAKTPYTEIAKKVFVSSGTVHVRMRKLEDMGIVKSATLNIDFSKLGYDISAFLGIYLEKSSLYDTVIDNLKQIPEVINAYYTTGNYSIFAKIICKDTNHLRTVLDNIQKVDGIDRTETLIVLEESINRPIQFFEKNSKSL; encoded by the coding sequence ATGGACAAAATTTTAGATATTGACAATGTAGATTTGAAAATCATTTCATTACTGAATGATGATGCAAAAACTCCATATACCGAAATCGCAAAAAAAGTATTTGTTTCTTCAGGAACAGTACACGTTCGAATGCGCAAGCTTGAAGACATGGGAATTGTTAAAAGTGCAACTTTAAATATTGATTTTTCAAAACTTGGCTATGATATTTCTGCATTCTTGGGAATTTATCTTGAAAAAAGCTCTCTTTACGATACGGTGATTGATAATCTAAAACAAATTCCAGAAGTTATCAATGCATATTACACTACAGGGAACTACAGTATTTTTGCAAAAATCATTTGTAAAGACACCAATCATTTAAGAACTGTTCTCGATAACATTCAAAAAGTAGATGGCATTGATCGGACTGAAACTTTAATTGTTTTAGAAGAAAGCATCAATAGACCAATTCAGTTTTTTGAGAAGAACAGTAAATCTCTGTAA
- the sufB gene encoding Fe-S cluster assembly protein SufB, which produces MSKDNQILEELTSKDYEHGWSVDMEVDEAATGLNEDIIKWISAKKEEPQWLLEWRLKAFKTWLEMKEPTWANVTYPKIDLQSLKYYSAPKKSNKPKSLDEIDPELLQIYERLGISLNEQKKLQGIAVDAVLDSVSVGTTFKETLSKLGIIFCSFSEAVKEHPDLVKKYLGSVVPITDNYYAALNSAVFSDGSFCYIPSAVRCPMELSTYFRINAANTGQFERTLIIAEEGSYASYLEGCTAPQRDENQLHAAVVEIYAAKNAEVKYSTVQNWFPGDKNGKGGIYNFVTKRGICAGDYSKISWTQVETGSAVTWKYPSCILKGDHSIGEFYSVAVTNNYQQADTGTKMIHIGKNTKSRIVSKGISAGKSQNSYRGQVQVMKRASNARNFSQCDSLLMGDKCGAHTFPYIDIQNPTAKVEHEATTSKIGEDQLFYCNQRGIATEDAVALIVNGYAKEVLNQLPMEFAVEAQKLLALTLEGSVG; this is translated from the coding sequence ATGAGCAAAGACAATCAAATTCTAGAAGAACTTACATCCAAAGATTATGAACATGGCTGGTCCGTGGATATGGAAGTGGATGAGGCTGCTACAGGTCTGAATGAAGATATAATCAAATGGATTTCTGCAAAAAAAGAAGAGCCACAGTGGTTGCTTGAATGGAGATTGAAAGCCTTCAAAACTTGGTTAGAGATGAAAGAGCCCACTTGGGCCAATGTCACCTACCCTAAAATTGATTTACAATCATTGAAATATTATTCTGCTCCCAAAAAATCAAACAAACCAAAGAGTTTGGATGAAATAGATCCTGAGCTTTTACAGATTTACGAACGATTAGGTATTTCATTAAATGAACAGAAAAAACTCCAAGGTATTGCTGTAGATGCAGTCTTGGACTCAGTGTCTGTCGGTACAACTTTTAAAGAAACGCTTTCTAAATTAGGAATCATTTTTTGTTCATTTAGCGAAGCAGTTAAAGAGCATCCTGATCTAGTAAAAAAGTATTTAGGTTCAGTCGTACCCATTACGGATAATTATTATGCTGCATTAAATTCCGCAGTATTTTCTGATGGTTCATTTTGTTACATCCCTTCAGCCGTCAGATGCCCGATGGAATTATCTACCTACTTTAGGATCAACGCTGCAAATACAGGTCAGTTTGAACGTACTTTAATTATAGCAGAAGAAGGTTCTTATGCATCTTATCTAGAAGGATGTACTGCCCCACAAAGGGATGAAAATCAGCTTCATGCTGCAGTTGTTGAAATTTATGCTGCTAAAAATGCTGAAGTCAAATATTCAACTGTTCAGAACTGGTTTCCAGGAGATAAAAATGGAAAAGGTGGAATTTATAATTTCGTGACCAAAAGAGGAATTTGTGCAGGAGACTATTCTAAAATCTCTTGGACACAAGTTGAAACAGGTTCTGCAGTTACTTGGAAATACCCTTCATGCATTTTGAAAGGAGATCATTCCATTGGTGAATTCTATTCAGTAGCTGTCACTAACAATTATCAGCAAGCTGATACTGGTACTAAGATGATCCACATTGGAAAAAACACCAAATCAAGAATTGTTTCTAAAGGTATTTCTGCTGGAAAGTCTCAAAATTCTTACAGAGGCCAAGTTCAAGTAATGAAACGTGCTTCCAATGCGAGAAATTTCTCTCAATGTGATTCTTTACTTATGGGAGATAAATGTGGTGCACATACCTTCCCATACATAGATATTCAAAACCCAACCGCTAAAGTAGAACACGAAGCAACTACTTCAAAAATTGGTGAAGATCAGCTTTTTTACTGTAATCAAAGAGGAATAGCTACAGAAGATGCAGTAGCATTAATCGTCAATGGATATGCCAAGGAAGTTTTGAATCAATTACCAATGGAATTCGCAGTTGAAGCACAAAAACTCCTCGCACTTACTTTGGAAGGATCAGTAGGATAA
- the sufC gene encoding Fe-S cluster assembly ATPase SufC, translated as MLTIKNLHASIEGTPILNGINLKINAGEVHAIMGPNGSGKSTLASVLAGREEYEITQGEVTFKGKNLLDLSPEDRAREGVFLAFQYPVEIPGVSSTNFLRTAVNQVREYRGLDPLDAVKFLSIMKEKMKVVEIDQKLLSRSLNEGFSGGEKKRNEIFQMAMLEPTLSILDETDSGLDIDALRIVSNGVNQLKTSENATIVVTHYQRLLDYIVPDFVHVLYNGRIVKSGTKELALELEEKGYDWIKEEADAASV; from the coding sequence ATGTTAACGATAAAAAATTTACATGCCTCAATAGAGGGGACTCCAATACTTAATGGAATTAATCTAAAAATCAATGCTGGAGAAGTTCATGCGATCATGGGGCCAAATGGATCAGGAAAATCTACATTAGCTTCAGTTTTGGCTGGTAGAGAAGAATATGAAATAACTCAGGGTGAGGTAACTTTCAAAGGAAAAAATCTTTTAGACCTTTCCCCAGAGGATCGAGCTAGGGAAGGTGTTTTCTTAGCATTCCAATACCCGGTGGAAATTCCAGGTGTAAGTTCTACAAATTTTTTAAGAACCGCTGTAAATCAAGTTAGAGAATATAGAGGATTAGATCCATTGGATGCGGTAAAATTTCTTTCAATTATGAAAGAAAAAATGAAAGTAGTTGAAATAGATCAAAAACTATTAAGTAGATCTTTGAATGAAGGTTTCTCAGGTGGTGAAAAGAAAAGAAATGAAATCTTTCAAATGGCTATGCTAGAACCAACTTTGTCTATTTTGGATGAAACGGATTCTGGTTTAGATATAGATGCATTGAGAATTGTTTCAAACGGCGTAAATCAGCTAAAAACGTCTGAAAATGCAACAATTGTAGTGACACATTATCAAAGATTATTGGATTATATCGTTCCAGACTTTGTTCATGTTCTTTACAATGGAAGAATTGTAAAATCTGGCACAAAAGAGCTGGCGCTTGAGTTGGAAGAAAAAGGATACGACTGGATCAAAGAGGAAGCAGACGCGGCTTCTGTTTAA
- a CDS encoding S9 family peptidase translates to MIIRTKYLLGLIFFFAVLSTQGQQKRALTHADYDGWESVSSDRISANGQWVGFEVNPQDGDGRLEIVSHSNAQKRFVIPRANRLSFSHDNNFAVGRIVAEKDAIKLLKLKKTKADDMPKDSLFIINLASGTVEKLSRVKSFATPDKVGNWLAVHFEKELPKKAVKKEEGDTTKVAAPEKPKKTDGTTLLVRSFDGKTTYEYDRVKSYGFSENGGYLYYVKATEDTLKNAGIFLLDLKSGISQTIDIGKTDYMSPQISDSNKYLAFITTEDSLKAEKPYYDLYLYDIAKASNQKIADKNTAGILAGGMVSKSGRINFSADDSQVYFGTTTDYKEYEYESDTTILDEERVKLDIWGWQDAEIQPMQLRNKNREENRSYLAAYNIKDKKVIQIGDEQVYNINYDPKSKLKIALATDDSPYRREYSWNTQIGRDTYLVNLETGSKTLIQKALSGYAQLSPAGKYAYWYDNSDSSWVAYDIAAKTFKNLSENLDVNVYNELHDSPSLPGSYGAAGWLKDDKGFLIYDKYDIWKIDPTGKVAPQNITLGAGREQNIEFRRQRIETEEREGIDPASPFILTAFHEFNKKNGFFTGDINGKKAPSEIIFTDNRYLGLNKAENADLLTIRRSTVQEYANVYATDLKMSQLTQLSFANPQQDEVNWMTVELVDYLANDNTPLQGLLFKPENFDPKKKYPMMVYFYERNSDGLHNYRAPAPSASTINIPYFVSNEYLVFVPDIKYDLGLPGPSAYNCIIPGVQSIVAKGFVDADNMAIQGQSWGGYQVAHLITRTNMFKAAGAGAPVVNMTSAYGGIRWGTGMSRMFQYEQTQSRIGGTLWEKPMYYLQNSPLFYMDRVQTPVLIMHNDADGAVPWYQGIEMFMALKRLNQPAWLLQYNGEDHNLVQRKNRKDLSIRLSQFFDHYLKGAPAPLWMTEGLPAVEKGRTLKYELEDEN, encoded by the coding sequence ATGATAATTAGAACAAAATACCTCTTAGGGTTAATTTTCTTCTTTGCAGTTCTAAGCACCCAAGGACAGCAAAAAAGAGCACTAACTCATGCCGACTATGATGGATGGGAGTCCGTCTCTTCAGATAGAATCTCTGCAAATGGTCAGTGGGTTGGGTTTGAAGTCAATCCACAAGACGGAGACGGAAGACTTGAAATTGTAAGCCACAGTAATGCACAAAAAAGATTTGTAATTCCTAGAGCTAATAGGCTATCATTTTCTCATGACAACAATTTTGCTGTAGGTAGAATTGTGGCTGAAAAAGATGCTATTAAATTACTGAAACTTAAAAAGACAAAGGCAGATGATATGCCAAAAGATAGTCTTTTTATTATTAACCTTGCTTCAGGTACGGTTGAAAAACTATCTAGAGTAAAATCTTTTGCCACTCCAGATAAAGTAGGCAATTGGCTGGCAGTTCATTTTGAAAAAGAATTGCCTAAGAAAGCAGTGAAAAAAGAGGAAGGCGATACTACAAAAGTAGCAGCACCTGAGAAGCCAAAGAAAACTGATGGAACAACACTTCTAGTAAGATCATTTGATGGAAAGACTACCTACGAATATGACCGTGTAAAGTCTTATGGGTTTTCTGAAAATGGTGGATATTTATACTATGTAAAGGCGACTGAAGATACTTTGAAAAATGCAGGTATTTTTCTTTTAGATTTGAAATCTGGAATTTCGCAAACTATAGATATTGGAAAGACTGATTATATGTCACCTCAAATCTCAGATTCTAATAAATATTTAGCATTCATTACTACTGAGGATTCTTTAAAAGCTGAAAAACCTTATTATGATCTTTATCTTTATGACATTGCTAAGGCTTCAAATCAGAAAATAGCAGATAAAAATACCGCTGGTATTCTTGCTGGTGGAATGGTAAGTAAATCAGGAAGGATAAATTTCTCAGCTGATGATAGTCAGGTTTATTTTGGTACTACTACAGATTATAAGGAGTATGAATACGAATCGGACACCACGATTTTGGATGAAGAAAGAGTAAAGTTGGATATTTGGGGTTGGCAAGATGCTGAAATTCAGCCGATGCAACTGAGAAATAAAAATCGAGAGGAAAACAGAAGTTATCTTGCTGCATATAATATCAAGGATAAAAAAGTTATACAAATAGGTGATGAGCAAGTTTACAACATCAACTATGATCCAAAATCTAAACTAAAAATTGCTTTAGCTACGGATGATTCTCCATATAGAAGAGAATACAGCTGGAACACACAAATTGGAAGGGATACTTATTTGGTGAATTTGGAAACAGGTTCTAAGACACTAATACAAAAAGCTTTGTCTGGTTATGCCCAGCTATCTCCTGCAGGTAAATATGCATATTGGTATGATAACAGTGATAGTTCATGGGTAGCTTATGATATAGCTGCCAAGACTTTTAAAAATCTAAGTGAAAACCTTGATGTTAATGTCTATAATGAGTTGCACGATTCTCCTTCACTTCCTGGAAGCTATGGTGCTGCGGGTTGGTTGAAAGACGATAAAGGATTCTTAATCTATGATAAATATGATATTTGGAAAATAGATCCTACAGGAAAAGTAGCCCCTCAAAATATTACTTTAGGAGCTGGTAGAGAGCAAAATATTGAATTTAGAAGACAAAGAATCGAGACAGAAGAAAGAGAAGGTATAGATCCTGCATCACCTTTTATTCTGACTGCTTTCCATGAATTCAATAAGAAAAATGGATTTTTCACAGGAGATATCAATGGAAAGAAAGCTCCTTCAGAAATCATTTTTACTGACAATAGATACCTTGGCTTGAATAAGGCTGAAAATGCAGATCTTTTAACGATAAGAAGGTCAACGGTTCAAGAATATGCGAATGTGTATGCTACCGATTTGAAAATGTCTCAGTTGACTCAATTGTCTTTTGCAAACCCGCAACAGGATGAAGTTAACTGGATGACTGTTGAGTTAGTTGATTATCTAGCAAATGACAATACCCCACTTCAAGGGTTATTGTTCAAGCCAGAGAATTTTGATCCGAAAAAGAAATATCCGATGATGGTTTATTTCTACGAGAGAAATTCCGATGGATTACACAATTATAGAGCTCCAGCACCAAGTGCTTCGACGATCAATATTCCATATTTTGTGAGTAATGAATATTTAGTGTTTGTTCCAGATATCAAATATGATTTAGGTCTTCCAGGACCAAGTGCTTACAATTGTATTATTCCTGGTGTTCAATCTATTGTAGCAAAAGGGTTTGTAGATGCGGATAATATGGCCATACAAGGGCAAAGCTGGGGAGGTTATCAAGTAGCTCACTTGATCACAAGAACCAATATGTTTAAAGCTGCTGGAGCAGGTGCGCCAGTAGTAAATATGACATCTGCTTATGGAGGGATTCGATGGGGAACAGGCATGAGCAGAATGTTCCAATATGAACAAACACAAAGTAGAATTGGTGGTACTCTTTGGGAAAAACCAATGTATTACTTACAAAACTCTCCCTTATTTTATATGGATAGAGTTCAAACACCAGTGTTAATCATGCATAATGATGCAGATGGAGCAGTTCCGTGGTATCAAGGTATTGAAATGTTTATGGCTTTAAAACGTTTGAATCAACCAGCTTGGTTGTTGCAATATAATGGAGAAGACCATAACTTGGTACAAAGAAAAAACAGAAAAGACCTTTCTATAAGATTATCTCAATTCTTTGATCACTATCTAAAAGGAGCTCCGGCACCACTTTGGATGACAGAAGGACTTCCTGCAGTAGAAAAAGGAAGAACGTTGAAATATGAATTAGAAGACGAGAATTAA